One genomic segment of Tursiops truncatus isolate mTurTru1 chromosome 11, mTurTru1.mat.Y, whole genome shotgun sequence includes these proteins:
- the FKBP4 gene encoding peptidyl-prolyl cis-trans isomerase FKBP4, giving the protein MTAEETKAAESGAQSAPLPLEGVDISPKQDEGVLKVIKREGTGTEMPMIGDRVSVHYTGWLMDGTKFDSSLDREDRFSFDLGKGEVIKAWDIAVATMKVGEVCHITCKPEYAYGSAGSPPKIPPNATLVFEVELFEFKGEDLTDEEDGGIIRRIRARGEGHAKPNDGALVEVALEGYYKDQIFDRRELRFEVGEGESVDLPCGLEKAIQRMEKGEHSIVYLKPSYAFGSVGKEKFQIPPNAELKYEVQLKSFEKAKESWEMSSEEKLEQSTIVKERGTMYFKEGKYKQALLQYKKIVSWLEFESSFSNEDAQKAQALRLASHLNLAMCHLKLQAFSAAIENCNKALELDSNNEKGLFRRGEAHLAVNDFDLARADFQKLLQLYPSNKAAKAQLAICQQRIRKQLEREKKLYANMFERLAGEESKAKATAAGNQPADTEMKDEQKNDVAGGQPQVEAEA; this is encoded by the exons ATGACCGCAGAGGAGACGAAGGCTGCAGAGAGCGGAGCGCAGTCGGCGCCGCTGCCCCTCGAGGGGGTGGACATCAGTCCCAAGCAGGATGAGGGAGTGCTTAAG gtCATCAAGCGAGAGGGCACGGGCACGGAGATGCCCATGATCGGGGACCGAGTCTCTGTCCACTACACGGGCTGGCTGATGGATGGCACCAAGTTTGACTCCAGCCTGGACCGCGAGGACAGATTCTCCTTCGACCTGGGGAAAG GGGAGGTCATCAAGGCTTGGGATATTGCTGTAGCGACCATGAAGGTGGGGGAAGTGTGCCACATCACCTGCAAGCCAGAATACGCCTACGGTTCGGCGGGCAGCCCTCCCAAGATCCCTCCCAACGCCACGCTTGTGTTCGAG GTGGAGTTGTTTGAGTTCAAGGGAGAGGACCTGACGGACGAAGAAGACGGCGGGATCATCAGGAGAATCCGGGCTCGGGGGGAAGGCCACGCCAAGCCCAACGATGGCGCCCTCGTGGAGG TTGCGCTGGAAGGGTACTACAAGGACCAGATCTTTGACCGCCGGGAGCTCCGCTTTGAGGTCGGCGAGGGGGAGAGCGTGGATCTGCCTTGTGGGCTGGAGAAAGCCATTCAGCGCATGGAAAAAGGAGAACATTCCATCGTGTATCTCAAGCCCAG CTATGCTTTTGGCAGCGTTGGGAAGGAAAAGTTCCAGATCCCACCAAATGCTGAGCTGAAGTATGAAGTACAGCTCAAGAGTTTTGAGAAG GCCAAGGAGTCCTGGGAGATGAGTTCAGAGGAGAAGCTGGAGCAGAGCACTATAGTGAAGGAGCGGGGCACCATGTACTTCAAG GAAGGCAAGTACAAGCAGGCTCTGCTGCAGTACAAGAAGATTGTGTCCTGGCTGGAATTCGAGTCGAGTTTCTCTAACGAGGACGCACAGAAGGCACAGGCCCTTCGGCTGGCCTCCCACCTCAACCTGGCCATGTGTCACCTGAAGCTGCAAGCCTTCTCAGCTGCCATTGAGAACTGCAATAAG GCCCTGGAACTGGACAGCAACAACGAGAAGGGCCTTTTCCGCCGGGGAGAGGCCCACCTGGCGGTGAACGACTTTGACTTGGCACGGGCTGATTTCCAGAAGCTCCTGCAGCTCTACCCCAGCAATAAAGCAGCCAAGGCCCAGCTGGCTATCTGCCAGCAGCGGATCCGCAAGCAGCTCGAGCGGGAGAAGAAGCTCTACGCCAACATGTTTGAGAGGCTGGCTGGGGAGGAGAGCAAG GCCAAGGCCACGGCTGCAGGAAACCAGCCCGCTGACACGGAGATGAAGGACGAGCAGAAGAACGATGTGGCAGGGGGCCAGCCTCAGGTGGAGGCGGAAGCTTAG